In Hemiscyllium ocellatum isolate sHemOce1 chromosome 5, sHemOce1.pat.X.cur, whole genome shotgun sequence, the following are encoded in one genomic region:
- the LOC132815979 gene encoding proline-rich protein 15-like translates to MADGGKTSWWKSMTLKKKPKELTEKGAGLENVQSSADKTPAQENKHPNLIEDKEYVDPKLERGFNEKSTRRNLKISRSGRFKEKRRVRATLPESPKFFEGNANGSTNDEN, encoded by the coding sequence ATGGCTGACGGTGGGAAGACCAGTTGGTGGAAATCCATGACCCTGAAGAAGAAGCCGAAGGAGCTGACGGAGAAGGGAGCAGGGCTGGAGAACGTGCAGTCGTCCGCAGACAAAACACCGGCCCAGGAAAACAAACATCCCAATCTCATCGAAGATAAGGAATACGTGGACCCCAAATTAGAGAGGGGCTTCAACGAGAAAAGCACACGCAGGAACCTGAAAATCTCCCGTTCTGGACGTTTCAAGGAAAAACGCAGAGTCAGGGCTACTTTACCGGAGAGCCCCAAGTTTTTTGAAGGCAACGCGAATGGAAGTACAAATGATGAGAACTAA